gtgtgcatgtaactcagtttttgtgactgatatgggcatgatgagttctttgtatgtttaggccacattaagcttaccaaaaaaaaaaaaaaaaattataccctttttgagtgaattatatttggcatagagggcacctacaatatgtaccttttaacatattGCATTTTTttcatcacattttggaattttttattttccctcagaaatatgttgttggtgttttgattcatggagtgtgttctctaaatcaaTGTTACTGGGTTGTAGAAATTTCACTCAACTGtatggaatagttccaaagttattaagacctgaagttgggtctgaagatagattgccagatgcgggttgcaatttccgggtcacgccaccttcttttacaagtcataattctggaactaattggcaggaaaaactaatactttgtacatgagtgttccacatatggtagaattagtgtaggcctcctgaatttcagtcaaatctgagactatgagctggagcccctggttgaactgacatggaatgacccttttTACACTCTTCTGGTTGAGTATGGCATTATCCACTGGCTGGCTATAACATCAATGCCATAcaacttcagtttatctaggagaatattgtgattcatgcAGTCCAATAGAAGAATAGGTAGAAGAAAATACCAACTGGAACTATTTTGTTACTTAATGCAcgtaaatttggtgagtgaacatgcaaATGGCATTCTCAATAGAGCAAGTCTTCTGAAAGCCAAACTGCGAGTTGCTGAGGATATTACTGTTGCTCTGGTGGGATACTGTTCTACAAGacattaccttctcaaaaattttggaaaatgtcatcTTTCTTAAAAGAGTGGTTTgataatggcatatttcagtctctctggaagaatgccttgagttagtgatgcattacacatTTTAGAAAAGACAGGAGTTCTTACAGTGAACAAATCTTTAGCAGTCTATTGGAAAAACAaccaaaaccagatgagcttttattttcgagaaaatacataattttcttaatttcggaAGGATAAGTAGATGATACATCTATATGACTGAATTTTGGTGAGTTTTCTCTGTAACTGTTTGTCCTtatactttctactatatttaagaaatgattttcaatatatttgctacctgtgactcatttacagcccttccattcagttcaataatgATATTATCCTGTTCTATAGCTAGTTGTCCTGTCTCTCATTCCACACAACCTTAAATCTGTTgccagaattactgatttctgacattacgtGTGCATGTTCCCTGGTTTTTCAGAAacttttcttacaagggaaacCCCCCatcgcaagccccccccccccccacccggtttAGATagtccatcaaaaactgaacacagatcaagcgtgaacACAGGAGGAAGTTGTACTGAACTgcggaagaagaagggaaaaaaaatagaaacagtgaatgatgCAAGAAGAAGTAGAGGAATAAACGGCAGCCTAGCACAGCAATGGCTTTGTGGTTAAGTGGTCCTGGTGTTGGACTGCCGAGCAGGTGAGCCAGATTCAAAACTCCCTCATGCCATTTACTTCTTTttctttcacaacattatgaactctcTGGTagatcattgaaatgtttgttctctttctgtagtcttggcagttgtcatgctGTACATTGGTTATTGAatacgagtcatgtggtaagaagtaaatgtaatgaatagtgagagcaagcgAGATATCACAAAGAcatgtcacagaaatgaaaacaacaaataaacaggtgtaaactatgttacaacaaaggaattcatgagtcaaaacttccaaaatggacacaacttcaaaaactttagaaacatatgttttgacagagtacagagtaactgtgtgattgtgaaaccgtCACATTCATTTgtcgcagcttatgtgacaaactattatgttttctccatttccttgggagtgatcactttCACATTCATACAAACACCTATATtggataaaaatctctcggtgtacatgctaTGTCAATTCAGGagaaaactccaagctttcgaccactacctgcattgtcgtcgtcagggctaaaactgactgtcataAACTAGTGAGGCACCCACTTTTTATacgcaaaggacggcttctgattggttggagTATGTCATAGCAATGGCTATATGGCACGTAGCGAACTGGTGCCCTctgcttccatagatgtagtttctatccagcgttgcttgcagcgccatctcttgaatcaggaggtaaagtgcgggaagttatcctctgtgatttttctttatccagtgcactcttccaggtgttgctaagtgcatagacGTTGTCTCTGTTAAATTTATTAtcactaagtctaatttcgacAGCTTCCCGGATCCGACAAggatcacctcggtcccgagattaaccatttgacgactgttttcaagaggaatggttactctgccggtgaaattaaatcagtattgtccaagaaagtaagacacgatgccgtccataaacaagaagaggaccaacacatagcgcggcttccatTTTGCAGTGCTACAACAAGCAAGATAGGCAGAGTCCTAAAGAGGCAAGGAttaaaccagttttccgaccacctaggaaaattaaggaaatgttgagaccagtgaAAGATAGTCCCGGCTTAAGGGAGCCGggaatttatagtattccttgcgaATGTGGCAAGAATTACATGGGCCAGtcggtaagaaccgttgccgaccgttgcactgagcaccagcgccacctgaaatacaggtatttggaaaaatcagtggtggctgagcatagcctgcttaacaagcataagattttatttgaagaaaccagagtaatagcccacacatcgaattactgggacttgTGTTATCCGGGAAGCTGTCGAAATTAGTCTTAgcaataataactttaacagagacaacgcctatgcacttagcaacacctggaagagtgcactggataaagaaaaatcgcagaggataacttcccgcactttacctcctgattcaacggatggcgctgcaagcaacgctggatagaaactacatctatggaagcagACGGCACCACTACGGGCCATATCGCCGTTGCTATGGCATACTCCAACCAATCAGAAGCTGTCCTTCGCATATaaaaagtgggagcctcgctagtttacgacagtcagttttagccctgacaacAACCATGCAGGTTGTGgttgaaagcttggagttttatcctgaattgacgtggcatgtacaccgagagatttttattcaagaaatacgtcacgAAAGACTTCATAGCCACCTATATTGggtaaggaggcatatctcactcgctTATGAATCATACAAATAAGTTACAtcaataagagattcctatcatatgagacACATACTGTCACTAATGTCATATATGAAACATCAAATGTGTTTTCCTATGGAAGATTTGGATGACTTGTTGCCTTGTCATCAAATGCTTGTGATTCCTATTCAGAAGTCACTTCCTTTTGGATGCTATTAGAGTAGTAATGCAGAATCAACTGTCGTCATAGGTCCCTCCCATATACCTCACTGTTCCAAGCAGacgttacaccacaacacagacacaaattgaATAACGagaacagaaatatatatatatatactcctggaaatggaaaaaagaacacattgacaccggtgtgtcagacccaccatacttgctccggacactgcgagagggctgtacaagcaatgatcacacgcacggcacagcggacacaccaggaaccgcggtgttggccgtcgaatggcgctagctgcgcagcatttgtgcaccaccgccgtcagtgtcagccagtttgccgtggcatatggagctccatcgcagtctttaacactggtagcatgccgcgacagcgtggacgtgaaccgtatgtgcagttgacggactttgagcgagggcgtatagtgggcatgcgggaggctgggtggacgtaccgccgaattgctcaacacgtggggcgtgaggtctccacagtacatcgatgttgtcgccagtggtcggcggaaggtgcacgtgcccgtcgacctgggaccggaccgcagcgacgcacggatgcacgccaagaccgtaggatcctacgcagtgccgtaggggaccgcaccgccacttcccagcaaattagggacactgttgctcctggggtatcggcgacgaccattcgcaaccatctccatgaagctgggctacggtccctcacaccgttaggccgtcttccgctcacgccccaacatcgtgcagcccgcctccagtagtgtcgcgacaggcgtgaatggagggacaaatggagacgtgttgtcttcagcgatgagagtcgcttctgccttggtgccaatgatggtcgtatgcgtgtttggcgccgtgcaggtgagcaccacaatcaggactgcatacgaccgaggcacacagggccaacacccggcatcatggtgtggggagcgatctcctacactggccgtacaccactggtgatcgttgaggggacactgaatagtgcacggtacatccaaaccgtcatcgaacccatcgttctaccattcctagaccggcaagggaacttgctgttccaacaggacaatgcacgtccgcatgtatcccgtgccacctaacgtgctctagaaggtgtaagtcaactaccctggccagcaagatctccagatctgtcccccattgagcatgtttgggactggatgaagcgtcgtctcacgcggtctgcacgtccagcacgaacgctggtccaactgagtcgccaggtggaaatggcatggcaagccgttccacaggactacatccagcatctctacgatcgtctccatgggagaatagtagcctgcattgctgcgaaaggtggatatacactgtactagtgccgacattgtgcatgctctgttgcctctgtctatgtgcctgtggttctgtcagtgtgatcatgtgatgtatctgaccccaggaatgagtcaataaagtttccccttcctgggacaatgaattcatggtgttcttatttcaatttccaggagtgtgtgtatatatatatatatatatatatatatatatatatatatatatatatatatatatatatatatatatggcacttTGAAGCTTTGAACACAGTTCACTCGCTTGACAGTCCAGCACTAACTATTTCACCATGGTCCCATTTCTCTTCCTGGCTTCTCTGTATTGCACTTCTTGTTTCTGGACCATTCATCTTGAcctgaaccattttgtttgtattATGCTTTTTTTCCtatcagttcagtacaccttctggaaatacggaagcgtccgatcccgcccgtctgctttgacccatgacgtcacaaatatggcggaaacaaaaaacaaacacacacactttccacaagaagcctaatgacactaacgggacaagtgcgggaaatgggtCTTACTGTTTTCATGTTTGTTCCCTCTACTTGTTCTTACCAAcagatacatttctcttttcctttcacaagatacttcaaTCCCCCTAGTgatccatggttgtttacatagcTGTACAATTCCTTTTCTGATTAGCTTATAAAGACAGCTGttcaaataataatattaatttatcATGGAGCAGATTAAagtttatgttagcatttggttcattataaatttcatctcaGGTCATCCTTGTGAAGTGTGCTCAGACACATTTGTCCTGGAGTCTTTAATTATTTCAACTGATTTTCACTGAGGAGTACCCATAGTGTAAGGCCCTATCTTATTTAtgctaactaactgtgcatcatgatccgcGAAAACATTTGTTATTGTGTAAACAGCTATTTTCTTGCCGTGAGTTTCAACAATGAAAACACTGTCAATTAGGGTTCTATTGCCTTTAACCACCAATGTTGGGAAGTTAATTTCAGAGATCAAATTGTAGGGTGAAAATAAGGTTCCTAGGTCATTTTTCTGGTCAGAATACTTTAGAAAATCTATACTGAAGTCCTTGAAGATTATTAACtgtttgctgctgtctgacagacagTGTAGTAAGAAATCAAACAGTTCCAGATTTCCCATTGAGGATGtacatacagttacaattaaaagtgaaccatttttcagtattaattcttaAGGACATgttctatgtgctgatcactacaaaatctgctTGTGTGTATGAGAGCACAGAGCAAAGTGCTATATATGGCAGGAAAATGACTTCACCTCCTGAATTACCAAAACCACTGACAGGAGGAAACCTATCTTTTATAGACACTTTTGACAGGAGACTGAGGGCCATCTGGAGGCAGATAAAGAGTAGCAACATGAAGTCTCTTCAATGCCTAAAATTAAGGCTTTGAAATACCATACTGGACAAAGGATGGTACTAAACAACCATTATATCACTAAGGGTAAAATGAAGTATTCAACATAATTTCAGATGCCCCGTCTAAGACAATGAGTTATCACAAGTCAACGTttaactactactactagtactactacccaACACAACTACCTTTCTTCCTGTGGATGAAGTCCAATCCTCGCAGAGAGGCCCCAGAAAGGCTGTGTTTATGACCCACAATGCCAGGACCCATAATGGTAACAAACACAGATATGAAGAGTTCCCAAATAAAAGGAGAAGTATCAGGGAAATAGGGTTCCAtcaattcaacacacacacacacacacacacacacagtgatctcTGACTATACTTGGGGAGCTGCATGGTAGCCATGACACCAATAGCTGGCATATTATTTTAAGAGTGACGTTATGCACCTGGCATCTGTGTTTTTGTTTCTACACTCTAGATTTAATAACAACTGTGTTCTCTAACAACATGTCATTTAAGTATTCTGGACGGTACTGTAGATGATATTGTGTGCTAGACCTACATTGGTGTAGTGGAGATGATTTGTGTATTGAAGATGCCATTCTATTTTAGACTTTTTTCAAATGACACTTATGGTGATGAGATTTATGTCTAACATTGCCCGAGACCCACGTTATGTTGCAAGGTGATAGTTCAGTTGAGAGCTAACAAAGCTAATGAATATGTtatgaaaaaaagatttttttatgaaAACAGTGATCTGTGCCGTAATATAAAATTTTCACTATGTAGACACTGCTATGGAATTATAGTGACGATCAATATGAATTCTTTCACGAAAAGCTGAAAAATAGCATTTAATACTGTGTTGTCACCTATCTTGAACACTTGCACATATCAGCTCCATTGTACTTCACCTCCTCCCTCCTAAGTAAGAACTAAGAAACTCTAACGGTGAGATGGCCAAAGCATTCATTAATCACAATTCAAAAAAATCAACCCTTCAAAGTCAATAAcactatttctaaattttttctctCAAAGAACCAGGACTGCAGAATTTGTTCATATTAACACATCAGACTTCAGGAACATAAATCGTCGACAGgctgaaaactttattttattactgGTGCGAATCTGCAAAACCTCAACACACAGAAATAGAACATACCCTTAATAGCGCTCGCTGCCGCAGTaacatctggatgacactttttcttCTGAGATATAAAATACTTTTCACTGCAATCATGAGTCCAGAGCAAATAAAAATTGGCCCGACGAGCCACATGTGACCTAAGTTAGAAAATAGGTACCCGTCGGCGTCTCCGAGAGCAAGCACGGTTATTACGGCCCCCATCACAAACAGGACTAAAGAGAGAGCAAAGTAAGAATATGATGTGCAGTCACAGTGCCCAAATGTTGAAGGTTCCGGATACAGTTGATCCATTTGTCTCAGCCTATGCCGCAAATAGGCATTTTCGAGTACTGATGACATGTCCAACGAACGATATAATACACCTCAAACAAATACACTCTGACAGCTGTGAGTGGCAAACGCATAAAATAACGTCAAACTTGACAAACGTTTCAAGGCCATTAATGTTTTGACGACTGTGTTGACATCTTGCGACACTGCAAATTTAAGCAGAGATAACTGCTCGTACACCAGACTTCTTCAGCAGATTACACTCTGATTAAAGGAGAACTACCACTTTAGAACTACCGAGAACGAAATCCTGTAATAGTGCTTGCTTAAAATTCAATGATTTTCATGACCGTGTCAGTAGTCCTAGAAATGTAACAACCCACAGAAAAATGGGTTGATATTTTTGATTGTTTATTGAAATAGTAAACACACCTCATTAGCCAACAAAATTTCAACATGCGGTTAGAACACAAGAACAAAAAAAGTTTCCATTGTAGTGGAAATTTCTGATACCTTACACAAATGTTCTTCAAATATCAGTGGACTGTTAATTAATGGACCCAAATAATACACTAATATTACGCACGTATTATAAAGATCTTcaacttctctttttttcttatccCAGGTAATTTAATGTCCAATAATTTTGTGGGCATATGAGGCATCCTAGATTACATTGTGCCCATGAAGAACTCGAGTGACGGTATTACGATTTACGAAATCGCTGATCCCTCTGTGCAACAGTTAACTGTCAACTGAAACTTTCCTCAGTTGTTTAAAGTTCAAATCGCTTTTAACGCATGGGGACACACAAGTCGTGCACAAATAACGACAATATTGTATGGTTTAAAAAATTTCCCGCAAGAAGTTCTGAGATGCCCTGTATTGACGCCAACCTCTTTGCACAGTACGACATGGCTTCCATACTCGATGAGGCAGACAAGGAGGAGTGTATAACTTATAAAAgctcaaatgactctcagcactattggacttaacatctgaggtcatcagtcccctaactaataAATGCCTTGGCCTTTGACATCACTCAGCACAAATTACTAAGCAGAGTTGTTAAGTGTAAGATAAAGATAATACGAATCTCGTAATTTCAAGTCCTGTATGACTTACGATGTTAAGTGGATGATTATACATTAAAATATGATAATTTTGGGAGTTACACTTTCTGATAGAGGCACTGTTGCGAAACCAATCAATTTTGCATATATTATTAGACTACTATGAAATGATTACGAAGCAGAAGCCCAGCAATTAACTACGTTCACATTAAGATTATTTTGCTGAGTGTAAGCTCGTCTTCCGATACATGCGCCAAGCAGGGACCTTGTTTAGCAGTAAGGTTTGTTTTAGCTCAGTGTGTACATTACAGTTCGGCTTAATACTTAAGTATATAACTAACAATGGATTTCTGATAGGTGCTTCATGTAATGTATTAGTTCTCATTACACGTGGTTATACTGGCAGCTGCTGTGCTATGAGCTATTTAACAATCATTCTCAGGTtctattagattagattcagttttcgttccttagatccaaaaaatgagatgattctcgtgggtgtggaatatgtcagagagtaaacataaaaacataaaacaattgAGTATAAAGTCCGGTCCACACGCAacaatctgtctgcgcagacatcggcgcagatgtctgtacatgcaaaagatcgctgcaaatcaAGGTTGCTGCAAATGTGGTATGTTCACACgtcacaaaccccaatctactactcgcccgccatctgtcggtgtagaaaagaaatatcgtgGCAAGCGACTACACTCCCCGCAAATGTCAAAAATTTAAttaagttattttgaaatatagaaatggaggaagtctattgtggtctgtgttcgcaacttgtgttgcaaaaaaacattcagaccaaccgtaggaaacagagaaagcggtcaaaatggtgtagacagtggttgctaaagcgaaagcagttttctcacgtaaatttacggCGAGAATTGCAGGGCGAACCTagcgactggcgaaattatttgcggatgggtgtcgaaacttataattatctcttaaagcttgtaacccctcatattatgagaaaaaatacttgtatgagaagggcaatttctcctcatgaacggctggcggtaacattaagattccttgCAACAGGAaagagctacaaggatttggaattttcaactgcaatatcgaaacaagcgttgagtgaaataatacccaacacatgtgatgCTATTtatgctgtcctgaaggatgagttctttTTATAACAGCAGTTAATTTTCTATTATGTTTGCACACAAATATATtcttttgaataaacttttgataaacatatgtgaaatatattgttttacattacctcgtgtctcatttcctcgcacattgacattccaatttcatcttcaattgtattcctgcttggtcttggcgtttcttgatcactaagaaagccaaccagatcaaaataccataatgttggctggtatacttgatctactcctacaccagatcttctagatttctgaactttggataactcttttcggtaaacagttcgcaacgaatttatttttttattactctttctctgtttgccgaggcgtcaactgcccg
This genomic stretch from Schistocerca cancellata isolate TAMUIC-IGC-003103 chromosome 2, iqSchCanc2.1, whole genome shotgun sequence harbors:
- the LOC126162741 gene encoding uncharacterized protein LOC126162741 isoform X1 gives rise to the protein MSSVLENAYLRHRLRQMDQLYPEPSTFGHCDCTSYSYFALSLVLFVMGAVITVLALGDADGYLFSNLGHMWLVGPIFICSGLMIAVKSILYLRRKSVIQMLLRQRALLRGLQELAQQSRSQQSGCVIRNPSTVTLPPTYEALMGTTESHGGSTSTEAPPPTYEEAMFLMGDEKLCVVLDDPKYPTTSSSHQRKGSQSTSRSQKPGDAAGAD
- the LOC126162741 gene encoding uncharacterized protein LOC126162741 isoform X2 is translated as MSSVLENAYLRHRLRQMDQLYPEPSTFGHCDCTSYSYFALSLVLFVMGAVITVLALGDADGYLFSNLGHMWLVGPIFICSGLMIAVKSILYLRRKSVIQMLLRQRALLRELAQQSRSQQSGCVIRNPSTVTLPPTYEALMGTTESHGGSTSTEAPPPTYEEAMFLMGDEKLCVVLDDPKYPTTSSSHQRKGSQSTSRSQKPGDAAGAD